GCTGAGCCGCAAGTATATGCAGTAGCCGAAGTTGTACGTGCAAAAGTGTTCGGAAAACCCTTCAATCAGATTTATATTCAAGATAAAAATGGTATTCCCATGCAATGGTACAGCAACGGAGATAAGGAATATAACCCTTTGTTCATTGCAAGTGAAGCCCAAGAACTAAATATTGAACGCAAGCTTGGGGGCAACCCCCAAAGATTTATCCAGCTTACCGATTGGCTCATCAAAAACACGGTTGTGAACGATTCTGTAGCTTATATGTATTATCATTTTTCCTATCCTAAATACAAGCAGGAAGCCCCATGGATTTCAGCGCTTACACAGTCTGTGGGAATGAATGCATTTGCAGATCGAGCTGCAATGGATCGCAATATAGAGACTCTATCTATTGCCGAAAAGTTACTTTACAGCCTAAAACCCAACGTAACTGGTGTTTCTGTAGCTCTTTCGGACAGCAGTATATGGTTTATGGAATACCCCCATGAAAAGCCATATTTTGCCTTGAGCGGCATGATGAGTACTCTTTTAGAGCTCAATAAATACTATCATTCTACCGGCAATCCATTTGCAAAAGAACTTTTTGATAAGGGATATAGGGCATTGATTGAAAAGCTTCCCGAATACGATTATCATGGTTATTCATATTATGATCTCGCCGGAACTAAAGCAGGAAGAGGCTATCATCAGCGGCACATCAAAAAGTTGAGCAATCTTTTGGAGATAAAACCTCATAATACGCTGTTATACTATCGCAATCGCTGGCAACGTTCCGATAGTTATCCGGTGCTGTGGCAGATGCTATTCAACCCACGCCCCTTACGGATTACCGCTTTTTTCCTTAGTTTTCTGGCATTAGCGGTCTTTGTGTATCTGCTTTTAGCTTGGACGCAAAGAAAAGGGAAAAACGATCTGGAACATAACTCATTTTAGCTTGTTTTAAGCCGTCCAAACCTACGTCTTGTTCGCGGTTGATCCATTTATAGCGACCTTCCAGGTATCTAGCAGTTTCCCATGTTATAACCTGTGCCGAGCCCTTTTTATCGGGATCAAACTTCTCAAAATGCACCGTTACCATATCCGGCGTTTGTTGGCTAAAGATGCTATACGCCACAATCTTTTGTCTTAGGCAAATGATCAAGCCTTCTACGGGAAGTTTATCCCAGTTATCAATAGTGTTTTCTATGGCCTTGAATTCGGACATCAGATATATTCCTTCAGCACTTCGTTCACGACGCCATTTATGAGTGAATTTCATGATGTAAGGCAAGCGGTCATTACTAATCTTCATCACTTTATATTCCGGATAAGCACGCATGAACTGAGAGATCAGGTTTTTCTTTTTTGCCAGTTTCTTGCCTCTTAATTGCACCATACTTTCGGTACTATAGATGTAATCTGCCCAATCTCGATCCTCATAAACGTCAAAATAATCGTATATATTGGGCTTCAACTCCGCATAATCGTGTGGATAGAGGATAAGATTCGATTCGGGATAGTATTTGCGAAACAGAGCAACCAGTTCGGCGAGTTCTTTAGGCTCCAGATATTCACCAATTGGAAAGAGGATATATTGATACTTGGGGTTAAAGATTACCAGCCGTTCCTTGTAGATGAGGTATTTATTGCTATAGATTTTGCCCCAGGCTATCAGATTTGTAATGGTATAATCGCAGTGTTCACGCGGCCAGCGGCTGAGATATTCTCTCAGCATCAGCGTATCAGTCACTTCCAGGTCTTTCAAGCCTGACATTTTTATTGAATCGGACATATTTACTCTTTTTTATAAAGGAATGGAGTGTAGGATTTCATCTGCCCAAAGCCCAGTTTACTATAAAAATCCTCATATCCTGGTTCGCTAATAAGACCTATCCATTGAATTTCATGAGCCTCAAGAAAGCGGATCAGTTCTTTGATGAT
This DNA window, taken from Candidatus Cloacimonadota bacterium, encodes the following:
- a CDS encoding D-glucuronyl C5-epimerase family protein; translated protein: MPKKHLIIVSLIVSLLFISLLWQVAEPQVYAVAEVVRAKVFGKPFNQIYIQDKNGIPMQWYSNGDKEYNPLFIASEAQELNIERKLGGNPQRFIQLTDWLIKNTVVNDSVAYMYYHFSYPKYKQEAPWISALTQSVGMNAFADRAAMDRNIETLSIAEKLLYSLKPNVTGVSVALSDSSIWFMEYPHEKPYFALSGMMSTLLELNKYYHSTGNPFAKELFDKGYRALIEKLPEYDYHGYSYYDLAGTKAGRGYHQRHIKKLSNLLEIKPHNTLLYYRNRWQRSDSYPVLWQMLFNPRPLRITAFFLSFLALAVFVYLLLAWTQRKGKNDLEHNSF
- a CDS encoding phosphatidylglycerol lysyltransferase domain-containing protein, whose product is MSDSIKMSGLKDLEVTDTLMLREYLSRWPREHCDYTITNLIAWGKIYSNKYLIYKERLVIFNPKYQYILFPIGEYLEPKELAELVALFRKYYPESNLILYPHDYAELKPNIYDYFDVYEDRDWADYIYSTESMVQLRGKKLAKKKNLISQFMRAYPEYKVMKISNDRLPYIMKFTHKWRRERSAEGIYLMSEFKAIENTIDNWDKLPVEGLIICLRQKIVAYSIFSQQTPDMVTVHFEKFDPDKKGSAQVITWETARYLEGRYKWINREQDVGLDGLKQAKMSYVPDRFSLFFASKLKADTQRPLMPEN